DNA sequence from the Rhizoctonia solani chromosome 10, complete sequence genome:
cacatgaccagtacaagtggttgcatgctggcccaagcccaaatttggggggtagcaggtgtaatcatgggttgtcagcagaggaataatagggctctatggcttagtggtcaagctggttcaattccagctagttctattttcctctgtttatgacaccaATAAATGGGAGGAGGAATGGGAGCTTGACGCCGTTATTGAACAACCGGGACCCGGTTCAAAGTACTCATTTGAGATTGGGGAGTCGGATGGCATTGATTTAAGCTCACCGGTGTTACTGGACCTACTCAGTGATGACCCGGTCAAGGGTGTTGATATTGGGTCAGCTGGCAAGAGGAAAGAAGCGCAAAAGAGTGAGCAAGAGAACTTAGTTGTCTCTTTGTTGAAGTTTCAGTTTTAGATTCTCTCTGTTCCTTACAACTTGGGTAtgtgtcacgactaagctcggacctatgatacaagtaggcttaaagtccgtggccctatcaccaatggactatgagaacaagaggggcgacaaaggcccagggggtatgatttagggtagagggcaacaaaggcctggtaggtgatgcttaagtaaagtgcactaggctcaacaagggagcagggcaatgggtaggtaagaaCTCAGGTGGATtgacgaagaggtcaagtcttgctgtttagcggcgacttgacctggcttatatacatgaggaaagccacatcaaaaacaacagtactaaatagtgagtcatttacaatttcacatcatatatcaaatatatcacgtgatcttgatgagtcataaatatataccaaaaaggaaactgtctcagaaaaaaggtagaaaatagtaaaaatcatgtcatgccaatgaaggtcatgacatcaccccctcttcaagctccaactgcgtcAGGATGTTCCTTGTGAAATTCTTCTAGGATTTCTTGAGCATTTCCCACATTGTCTATTGGCTCCCATGAATTACTTCCttcatcatatcctttccatttgaccaggTACCATAACTTCTTTGTTTTCCCTcgtcctttccatttgctatctaggattttttctacttcgtattcctcttcaccttcttctgtgatgattggtgcaggttgaggaggatcacGTCCGTGAGGATTGGGGTGGAACTTTGTTAGAAGGTTGATATGAAAgactgggtgtatgcgcatagtATGGGGTAGTTGTAATTTATACGCATGCAAAccaattttttcaattacTAAGTAGGGTCCTAACTTTTTATGGCTGAGTTTAATGGACGGTCTGTCGGTGGATATATTTTGATGGCTTAACCAGACCTTATctcctacttgaatttcttcttcctctctgTGACGTTGGTTGTAGAAatgtttcatcctttcttgtgaCAATGAGAGTGCTGCTTTGACTTCATCGTAGCCTTTTTCTAGGAATTCTGCATGTTTGTCTGCATTGGGAACGGATTCATCTGATTTTTGGCCCACAGAGAATCGTGGATTTACTCCGTAAcatatttggaaaggggatttaCCCGTGGAAGATTGCTTTAAGTTATTAAGGGCAAACTTGGCTATAGGGAGTAATGATACCCAGTCTGATTGTCGGTGATTCCCAAACATTTGAATGAAGATTTCAGCCTCTCTTTGTATctgttctgtctgtccatctgtttgcggatggtaggctgtagaGTATGTGGGCTTgatgtccagccttttatataAGTGACGAATGAACTTGGCATTAAAAGTGGgacctctatctgagactgTACTCCTAGGTAGACCGTGTAATTTCCATACGTATGTGATGAACAAATTGGCAATGTTGATAGCAGACGCCGTGGATTGAGTGGGAATGAAATGTACCATTTTTGAGAACCGGTCAATGACAGTGAGGATAGCGTCAAACCCTTCTGATACTGGTAATCCTACAATCATATTGTATGCTATATCTTCCCAAGgacgttcaggaatttgtaaTGGCTTTAATAGACCTAtaggtacttgatttgtagGTTTGGACCAAATGCAGGTTTCACAATGGTTGACATAAGAGTTGACAAATTTCTTTAGGGAAGGCCAGTAATAATTTCGGGAGACAAGTTCCAATGTTCTGGCCTGTCCTGGATGCCCTGCTGCTAAAGCGTCATGTCTGGACTCTAGAATAAGGTTCCTGATAGTCTCATCCTTAGGTACAAATATTTTCCCTTGAAACCATAGTAATCCTTCTTTTAACTCCCAGTCAACTACTTTATTCTTGTTCTGGAGCTTGTACAAGATCTCTTTAAGACGCTCATCCTCATAGATTGCTTCACCAATCAGGTCGTTAATTTCCTGATCTGGGGTGATTGATGAGATGAAAAGTTCTGGTTTCAagagaacttggttctctacccccccttcaaggggtactagATCATAGCGTCTAGAGAGGATATCTGCCTTCTTATTTTGTGCTCCTGGTCTGTAGatgatttggaaattgtagtcTACTAGGAAATTTGCCCATCGAATTTGACGTTTGTTCAGGGATTGTGATGTAGAGAAATACTCCAAATTCTTATGATCTGTTAGAACTTGAACTGGTAACTCTGATCCTTCCAGTaaatggcgccattctttaaatgccctaatgactgccaatagttccttgtcaaaaatgttgtaATTCTTTTCAGCAGGGGACAGTGACTTGGATAGATAGGCTACTGGAGCTAGTTTCCCTTCAGGGTTGCGTTGGGATAATATAGCTCCAGTGGCATAGTCCGATGCATCGCATTCTATGTAGAACTGTTTTGTTGTATCCGGCTGTAGGAGTAGTGGCGCTGAAGTGAGGCGTTTCTTTAAACTGtcaaaggattgttgttccgCCAATTCCCATTTCCATAGGCTGTCCTTTTTGAGCAAATTGTATAGGGGTCGTGCCAAGTTACCAAAATTGGGGATAAATTGTCTATaaaagttcacaaatcctaagaattcttggatgtttttgacattcttaggtgttgaccaattCATGGCATCTGTGACTTTAGATTGGTCGACTTCTATACCAAATTCCAATATAATGAACCCTAGATAGTCGATCTTcttgacatggaagtggcatttttCAATATTACAAAAGAGGTCATTGTCCTGTAGCCTCTTTAGCACTTTGCGCACATGAATTTCATGATCTTTCTCGTTCAAGGAGAAGACTAGGATATCGTCCAGGTATATGATGACATAAACATCCAGAAGATCCCTGAATATTTTGTTCATCATATCTTGAAAAGCCGCTGGCGCATTTGttaacccaaagggcataaccaagtactcaaataatccgtattttgttttaaaggctgttttccattcgtcgccTTCTTTAATTCGGACTAAGTTATATCCTGCCCtgagatcaaatttactaaaaATCTTAGCGCCTTGTAGTTTTTCAATAAGATTCTGTGGCAAGGGTAGGGGATAggcgttcttcttggtcatgctgttCAGTCGTCAATAATCTACGCACATGCGTAATTTCCcgtttttcttcttgacaaATAATATGGGGGAAGCCATGGGAGATTTAGACGGGCGGATCAAGCCTGCCTTCAGTTGCTTTTCAATGGTTTCCCTGAGTTCCACATCTTCCCTTGGGCCTAGGCTGTAGATGGGACCATGTCGGGGTTTTGCGTCGGGGAGTAGTTCAATGGCGATGTTGTAAGGACAATGGGGTGGTAATTTTGACGATTCCTCTTCTGAGAATACTCTAGCAAATTCTTGATAAGGGACAGGAATTTCTTCCACTGCTTTGAGCTCTAAAACAGCAGGTGTGGCTAAACAGTTGTTGGAACAATATAGAGAATTAaaaacaagtgtatgtttttcccacaaaatttggggattgtgttttttcaaccatgacattcctaaaactaattggtgattgccaatattggaaatatggcatTCTAGTTCTTCGGTgtgattgccaatggtacatttaaaccgagtaaaatgagtgatttgaccagaatcaatttctcggccatcaataacgcgtaGTTTCTTGGggattggatgtatataggTTGGAAGTCGATAGGTTTCtactaaaagagggtggatgaagcaGGAAGTTGCCCCAGaatcaatcatggcttttccttgaaacggtttagccaaaaaacttgatttttgggatttgggagtctcacacggatttgcagtaaacgacgcatatatttgaggtGAATTACATAAAGAAAGAATTTCTAGGTTGTTGTTTACATGATGCAAATCTGctagcatacagccaagtgccttactccttaatcggccttggctttcccttttcccgactcttcctcatcagagacAACCTCAATTTGATTTTCTTCCTtgggcctttcccaagaccattcgaTAtcagccacatgtccagacatgggcttagaGGGACAATTGCGCGCAAAATGGCCTTTACCTCCGCATACATGGCAGGTGAGATTTGCAAAGCCCCTTCCATCAAGGTCCATAGGACCTGGACCTTTAGAGCTTGAGGCCAAAACAGGTGTGGGAGCAATGATTGGTTTGATGGGGGCGGCTGCAGCAGGGCGTTCGTCCTTTTTGAGAgatgggaatgggatcatTGTATCCTTTGTTTCCCCATTCCACCTGACATTGGGCATATTGCCAGAAGTTGTTTGTACAATTGAAGTaatagcgcctttcttggcgcgaCGAGTAGTGGGATCAATCATATATACATTATCTCCCACATTTAGACGTGtacgagtgggagtggggttgGAACTGGAAGTGGGGACGGCAGAGGAAGGGGCACGAATAGTAGGGACCGACGGATTGGATAGGCGAGTGGATTCAATATGGTTTGCAATTTCCTCTGCCTTATCATAGACCTGTTGGGCCGTAGCAcaacgccattggaacatcGTGGATAGCATAATGTCCTTGATGTCATTTTTGAGGCCGTCGTAGTACTTGTCACGTAAGGTTTCGTCACTGTAGCCCAAGGACACTGAATACTGCTGAAATTCACAAGTGTATTCTTGAACTGAAGCTTTCTGTCGTAGATTATTCCATTTTTGACGGTACTTTTCATCACGGTTTGTGTCCACGTAATGCTTAGTAAATTCGGCCCAAAACACATCAACATTTTCCAAAAGTGGAACCGCCTCTCCCCTAAAtaccttcctttccttataTGGGCGAACCCAATCTTCTGCTGCACCTTCAAAATACAATGTTATCCACAAGATTTTCTCCTCGTGAGATCTATTGGCTccttttgcccttatataGGCTTGACATGCAATAATGAAATTAAGGGCGTCTTCTTTTTTGCCACTAAACTTATttggcttggcaaatttcaAATCGGAATTAGAAGATGTAGGGGCAGGTGGGGGATTGATAGTGGTGGCAGTGCCAGAAGGTGGAGGCGGTGGGGGTGGAACTGTGGAACGAGAGGAGGATTGGTGAAGAAGCTGGTCTTGTACGGCCTGGATGGAAGTAGCCGCCCCTTGAATTTGGTTTGAATAAAAAATATGTTGATTGCGCGATTGATCGCAATGTTCTTCAAGTTCCGCCCTTAGTAACGCT
Encoded proteins:
- a CDS encoding Retrotransposable element Tf2 protein, which translates into the protein MSWLKKHNPQILWEKHTLVFNSLYCSNNCLATPAVLELKAVEEIPVPYQEFARVFSEEESSKLPPHCPYNIAIELLPDAKPRHGPIYSLGPREDVELRETIEKQLKAGLIRPSKSPMASPILFVKKKNGKLRIMTKKNAYPLPLPQNLIEKLQGAKIFSKFDLRAGYNLVRIKEGDEWKTAFKTKYGLFEYLVMPFGLTNAPAAFQDMMNKIFRDLLDVYVIIYLDDILVFSLNEKDHEIHVRKVLKRLQDNDLFCNIEKCHFHVKKIDYLGFIILEFGIEVDQSKVTDAMNWSTPKNVKNIQEFLGFVNFYRQFIPNFGNLARPLYNLLKKDSLWKWELAEQQSFDSLKKRLTSAPLLLQPDTTKQFYIECDASDYATGAILSQRNPEGKLAPVAYLSKSLSPAEKNYNIFDKELLAVIRAFKEWRHLLEGSELPVQVLTDHKNLEYFSTSQSLNKRQIRWANFLVDYNFQIIYRPGAQNKKADILSRRYDLVPLEGGVENQVLLKPELFISSITPDQEINDLIGEAIYEDERLKEILYKLQNKNKVVDWELKEGLLWFQGKIFVPKDETIRNLILESRHDALAAGHPGQARTLELVSRNYYWPSLKKFVNSYVNHCETCIWSKPTNQVPIGLLKPLQIPERPWEDIAYNMIVGLPVSEGFDAILTVIDRFSKMVHFIPTQSTASAINIANLFITYVWKLHGLPRSTVSDRGPTFNAKFIRHLYKRLDIKPTYSTAYHPQTDGQTEQIQREAEIFIQMFGNHRQSDWVSLLPIAKFALNNLKQSSTGKSPFQICYGVNPRFSVGQKSDESVPNADKHAEFLEKGYDEVKAALSLSQERMKHFYNQRHREEEEIQVGDKVWLSHQNISTDRPSIKLSHKKLGPYLVIEKIGLHAYKLQLPHTMRIHPVFHINLLTKFHPNPHGRDPPQPAPIITEEGEEEYEVEKILDSKWKGRGKTKKLWYLVKWKGYDEGSNSWEPIDNVGNAQEILEEFHKEHPDAVGA
- a CDS encoding Retrotransposon gag protein; this encodes MSFSQMSDREVLDMVAQNMIILKKEFSQLQGAYEAQHDQIALLRAELEEHCDQSRNQHIFYSNQIQGAATSIQAVQDQLLHQSSSRSTVPPPPPPPSGTATTINPPPAPTSSNSDLKFAKPNKFSGKKEDALNFIIACQAYIRAKGANRSHEEKILWITLYFEGAAEDWVRPYKERKVFRGEAVPLLENVDVFWAEFTKHYVDTNRDEKYRQKWNNLRQKASVQEYTCEFQQYSVSLGYSDETLRDKYYDGLKNDIKDIMLSTMFQWRCATAQQVYDKAEEIANHIESTRLSNPSVPTIRAPSSAVPTSSSNPTPTRTRLNVGDNVYMIDPTTRRAKKGAITSIVQTTSGNMPNVRWNGETKDTMIPFPSLKKDERPAAAAPIKPIIAPTPVLASSSKGPGPMDLDGRGFANLTCHVCGGKGHFARNCPSKPMSGHVADIEWSWERPKEENQIEVVSDEEESGKGKAKAD